In the Podospora bellae-mahoneyi strain CBS 112042 chromosome 4, whole genome shotgun sequence genome, one interval contains:
- a CDS encoding hypothetical protein (EggNog:ENOG503P4JV; COG:S), translating to MNHFHCAALSLVRSTTRWRCSMPLHHIWLAPSRCKPLGQPIHTIMVHLSSKSRDIKQVEHHFRQKLGLSSSQGINTLPSPAAAPSGPHHPNHSSTNTSLILMPDTATATTTTATTTNMALSSSPNSRSSTPESNLSHSTIPPFIPGQCLFCLHLSSSFLDGIEHMQKSHGLFIPHRQLFSTENLEALFEHLHLIIFEYHECIKCGTTRSSVQAMQQHMTGKPGHCTFDISDPESEFAELYRGLLEEQETDGQKGDQESTSNPWNQARAVQVDEDSLRLPSGRIISKKSSVMPPSPSATNASRLRHNRTRVSAAAAEIKYAMGEESSDNEEEPVQPSNSETTPGVQVVLSKREKKRARDTEAYQLTRMSANDRTSLMHLPVSQQRALLATQQRHQEKMQTEERRQRAKIDRKGNKNLYAYWNTETPVYLCG from the coding sequence ATGAATCATTTCCATTGTGCAGCCCTTTCATTGGTCAGAAGCACAACTCGGTGGCGATGCAGTATGCCGCTTCACCACATTTGGTTAGCGCCATCCCGGTGTAAGCCGCTTGGACAACCGATTCACACGATCATGGTCCATCTCTCAAGCAAGTCTAGGGATATAAAACAAGTAGAGCATCACTTCAGGCAGAAACTTGGACTATCATCTTCACAAGGCATCAACACTTTGCCATCACCGGCAGCTGCACCCAGCGGACCACACCACCCTAATCactccagcaccaacacctccctgATACTCATGCCAGACACTGCAActgccacaaccaccacagcgaCTACCACCAACATGGCTCTATCAAGCTCACCGAACAGTCGGTCATCAACCCCTGAGAGTAATCTCTCCCATTCCACCATACCACCATTCATCCCGGGCCAATGTCTCTTTTGTCTCCATCTATCATCATCCTTCCTCGACGGCATAGAGCACATGCAAAAGTCCCACGGGCTATTCATCCCACATCGACAACTATTTTCTACCGAAAACCTCGAGGCTCTCTTTGAAcacctccatctcatcatcttcgaaTACCACGAATGCATCAAATGCGGGACAACAAGATCCTCAGTGCAAGCGATGCAGCAGCACATGACCGGCAAGCCAGGGCACTGCACATTTGACATCTCGGACCCAGAATCCGAGTTTGCCGAACTCTATCGCGGGTTATTGGAGGAACAAGAAACAGACGGCCAGAAAGGTGACCAAGAGAGCACTTCCAACCCTTGGAATCAGGCTCGGGCAGTTCAAGTTGATGAAGATTCACTTCGGTTACCCTCGGGGAGGATAATATCAAAGAAATCATCCGTgatgccaccatcaccttcaGCGACGAATGCTTCTCGGTTGCGACACAACCGGACTCGGGTATCAGCTGCTGCCGCGGAGATAAAATACGCCATGGGAGAAGAGTCTAGCGacaacgaggaggagccggtcCAGCCAAGCAACTCGGAGACAACACCAGGCGTGCAAGTGGTTTTATcaaagagggaaaagaagcggGCAAGGGACACAGAGGCATATCAATTGACGCGGATGAGCGCGAATGATCGGACAAGCTTGATGCACCTGCCGGTGTCTCAGCAACGGGCCTTACTGGCAACCCAGCAGAGACACCAGGAAAAGATGCAGACTGAGGAAAGAAGACAGCGGGCAAAGATTGATCGAAAGGGCAACAAGAATTTGTATGCGTACTGGAATACCGAGACGCCGGTTTATCTGTGTGGATAG
- a CDS encoding hypothetical protein (EggNog:ENOG503P16Z; COG:T): MSPPHPKFYLLPFSPEYKCTDRFSLHPTGDQAEDENGQVPFWPVLEAILCRPVNSTTGLVDILDTISVILRATSQPAGDYELLIDAIATSFDTAEVFFAKVWPRIVDIALQMPGLFQNGRIPMLSRENYSLPFSRRQIACLVVHQFLRTLSLPQFRDDDGTHDFGMWYSSQQRHPVAVRGYLRALMLYFGNVLCDEKKMDGWVMEYSLHSLPENYDEISAQDQPLSELKVVVVKTYDTLPGSLGVGDGDGQAVVISANRVVGFGQSATQEEVHVGISPEACPIVLFTPPLGDEQVLKVRGAQAMVNVVGKGRDIIVGSMLDPQQGGDAVWKFRTMLFMDALELDLVNDGRLADVDPGNMEREIAKAYTAFSSSLDGTISEIKTGPWGCGAFGGDPEVKMLLLWLASSMVGVNLTVVCDYELQTFARKLEDVGQTLKFTMLGTVSMRKLLMELPQALSRGQTLEWLEKRK, encoded by the coding sequence atgtcaccaccacaccccaaattctacctcctccctttctccCCCGAATACAAATGCACCGACCGCTTCAGCCTCCACCCAACAGGTGACCAAGCCGAGGACGAGAATGGACAAGTCCCATTCTGGCCTGTCCTCGAGGCAATCCTCTGCCGGCCTGTCAACTCTACTACTGGATTAGTCGACATTCTGGATACAATATCTGTCATTCTGCGCGCGACATCACAGCCAGCGGGGGATTATGAGCTTCTAATAGATGCAATCGCCACGTCGTTCGACACTGCCGAGGTTTTCTTCGCGAAAGTATGGCCTCGTATTGTGGATATAGCGCTACAAATGCCAGGTCTGTTTCAGAACGGCCGAATCCCTATGCTCAGCAGGGAGAATTACAGCTTGCCCTTCTCCCGCAGGCAAATAGCTTGCTTGGTTGTGCACCAATTCCTCCGCACACTGAGTTTACCGCAATTTCGGGACGACGACGGGACGCACGACTTTGGGATGTGGTATTCTTCTCAGCAGAGGCATCCTGTTGCCGTGAGGGGGTATCTCCGAGCCTTGATGCTGTACTTTGGGAATGTTCTTTGTGACGAGAAGAAAATGGACGGTTGGGTTATGGAATATTCATTGCATTCACTGCCAGAGAACTACGACGAGATATCTGCGCAAGATCAACCACTTAGTGAACTGAAGGTCGTAGTGGTGAAGACATATGACACTTTGCCGGGTAGCCTAGGAGtgggtgatggcgatggacAAGCTGTGGTGATCTCGGCAAACAGGGTCGTTGGGTTTGGGCAGTCTGCTACTCAGGAGGAGGTTCATGTTGGGATATCGCCTGAGGCGTGTCCTATTGTCTTGTTTACCCCGCCACTTGGAGATGAACAGGTGCTAAAGGTGCGTGGGGCACAGGCTATGGTCAATGTTGTTGGCAAGGGACGAGATATCATTGTTGGAAGTATGTTGGATCCTCAACAGGGTGGTGATGCAGTTTGGAAGTTCCGGACGATGCTTTTTATGGATGCTCTAGAACTGGATCTGGTGAATGATGGGAGACTTGCCGATGTGGACCCGGGGAATATGGAACGGGAAATAGCAAAAGCTTATACGGCGTTTTCTTCAAGCTTGGACGGTACCATATCCGAGATCAAAACCGGTCCATGGGGCTGTGGAGCTTTTGGTGGCGACCCGGAAGTCAAGATGTTATTGCTGTGGCTCGCTTCATCGATGGTTGGGGTAAACCTTACAGTTGTTTGTGATTATGAGCTACAAACATTCGCCCGGAAGCTGGAAGACGTAGGACAGACGCTGAAGTTCACTATGTTGGGAACAGTGTCCATGAGGAAGCTTTTGATGGAGTTACCGCAAGCCCTCTCGCGAGGCCAAACTCTAGAGTGGTTAGAGAAGAGAAAGTAA